Proteins from one Sphingopyxis terrae subsp. terrae NBRC 15098 genomic window:
- a CDS encoding ComEC/Rec2 family competence protein, which produces MATSRLQTPIAARTLSWFGAFPAALERRLEIERERLPLWLPVAFGAGIALWFALPTAAQWIGLLCALAGGMAFGLAIGWQTRVGRALTIGCGVAAAGLLLIWGRALWVEAPVLARPVTTEFSARVEAAEPLPARAQLRLVVRPLARPDLPPRLRLTLRGDQRRAIVPGTMIGVRARLMPPPTASLPGGYDFAQRAWFDRIGAVGTVLGDVILPPGAEHARQPLRARLSEHIHRQVAGSPGGVASALVTGDRGAITPEDEEAMRRSGLAHLLSISGLHVTAVVGFAMLLAMRLLALSPRLALAGYVLPLAAAAGALAGGGYTWLAGAEVPTLRSLIAALLVLAAILLGREAITLRLVAAGALLVLLWRPEALVGPSFQLSFAAVTAIVALHESRAMQRFVARREEPFAFRFGRGVAGLLITGIVVEVALSPIALFHFHKAGLYGALANVVAIPLTIFVIMPAEALALLFDAVGAGAPFWWVADHALRLLIGLAHHVAAAPGAVTTLSVFPPWAFGVAMAGGLWILLWRSGWRWAGAVPLVAGMAVLLAQPRPDLLVTGDGRHIAAAVPGGGYAMLRDRAGDFVRDAMAEAAGIDTPLVALGDLDHVDCNRDFCRWTQGRGDAPRVILAAHGRDRIAGEEMAAACAAADVVISERWLPRECVARWLTIDRDTLEESGGLALYLGAKPRLVSALRAGDAHP; this is translated from the coding sequence ATGGCGACAAGCAGGCTTCAAACGCCCATTGCCGCGCGGACGCTTTCATGGTTCGGCGCGTTTCCGGCGGCGCTCGAGAGGCGCCTGGAGATCGAGCGCGAGCGGCTGCCGCTCTGGCTTCCCGTGGCCTTCGGCGCGGGGATCGCGCTGTGGTTCGCTTTGCCGACCGCAGCGCAATGGATCGGGCTTCTTTGCGCCTTGGCGGGGGGCATGGCCTTCGGCCTGGCAATCGGCTGGCAGACCCGCGTTGGCCGCGCGCTGACGATCGGCTGCGGGGTTGCGGCGGCAGGGCTGCTGCTGATCTGGGGCCGCGCGCTGTGGGTCGAGGCACCAGTGCTCGCGCGGCCGGTGACGACCGAATTTTCGGCGCGGGTCGAAGCCGCCGAGCCCTTGCCGGCGCGCGCGCAATTGCGGCTTGTCGTGCGGCCGCTCGCGCGTCCCGATCTGCCACCGCGCCTGCGGCTGACGCTGCGCGGCGACCAGCGGCGCGCGATCGTGCCGGGGACGATGATCGGCGTGCGCGCGCGGCTGATGCCGCCGCCAACCGCGAGCCTGCCCGGCGGCTACGACTTTGCGCAGCGCGCGTGGTTCGACCGCATCGGCGCGGTCGGAACAGTGCTTGGCGATGTCATACTGCCGCCGGGCGCCGAGCATGCGCGCCAGCCGCTGCGCGCGCGGCTGAGCGAGCATATCCATCGCCAGGTTGCGGGGTCGCCGGGCGGCGTCGCGTCGGCGCTGGTGACGGGCGATCGCGGCGCGATCACGCCCGAGGACGAGGAGGCGATGCGGCGCAGCGGGCTGGCGCATCTGCTGTCGATCAGCGGACTGCACGTCACCGCCGTGGTCGGCTTCGCGATGCTGCTCGCCATGCGGTTGCTGGCGCTCAGCCCGCGGCTCGCGCTCGCGGGCTATGTGTTGCCGCTTGCCGCCGCCGCCGGGGCGCTCGCTGGGGGCGGCTATACGTGGTTGGCTGGCGCCGAGGTGCCGACGCTGCGGTCGTTGATCGCGGCGTTGCTGGTCCTGGCGGCGATCCTGCTGGGGCGCGAGGCGATTACCCTGCGGCTCGTCGCCGCCGGCGCGCTGCTCGTGCTATTGTGGCGGCCCGAGGCGCTGGTTGGGCCGAGTTTCCAGCTCAGCTTCGCGGCGGTAACCGCGATCGTCGCGCTCCACGAAAGCAGGGCGATGCAGCGCTTCGTCGCGCGGCGCGAGGAGCCATTTGCCTTCCGCTTCGGGCGTGGCGTCGCCGGCTTGCTGATCACCGGCATCGTCGTCGAGGTCGCCTTGTCGCCGATCGCGCTGTTCCATTTTCACAAGGCCGGGCTTTATGGCGCGCTCGCCAATGTCGTCGCGATCCCGCTGACCATCTTCGTCATCATGCCGGCGGAGGCTTTGGCGCTGCTGTTCGACGCGGTAGGGGCGGGGGCGCCCTTCTGGTGGGTCGCCGATCATGCGCTGCGCCTGCTCATCGGGCTCGCGCATCATGTCGCCGCGGCGCCTGGCGCCGTCACCACCTTGTCCGTGTTTCCGCCATGGGCCTTCGGCGTCGCAATGGCGGGCGGGCTGTGGATATTGCTGTGGCGCAGCGGGTGGCGCTGGGCGGGCGCCGTGCCGCTGGTAGCGGGAATGGCGGTGCTGCTCGCACAGCCGCGCCCCGACCTGCTCGTGACCGGCGACGGGCGGCATATCGCAGCCGCCGTGCCGGGCGGCGGCTATGCCATGCTGCGCGATCGTGCCGGCGATTTCGTACGCGACGCGATGGCCGAAGCGGCGGGGATCGACACGCCGCTCGTCGCGCTTGGCGATCTCGACCATGTCGATTGCAATCGCGATTTCTGCCGTTGGACCCAAGGCAGGGGCGATGCGCCGCGCGTCATCCTTGCCGCGCATGGGCGCGACCGGATCGCGGGTGAGGAGATGGCGGCCGCCTGCGCAGCCGCCGATGTGGTCATCAGCGAACGCTGGCTACCGCGCGAATGCGTCGCGCGCTGGCTGACGATCGACCGCGACACGCTGGAAGAAAGCGGCGGCCTTGCGCTTTATCTGGGCGCGAAGCCGCGGCTCGTTTCGGCGCTGCGCGCGGGCGATGCGCATCCTTAG
- a CDS encoding molybdopterin molybdotransferase MoeA: protein MSALLAVEEAQARLLALKPPLGADNIGVAQCAGRYLAQDIIAGRDQPAAALSAMDGYAIRFADLPGPWTIAGEVAAGTAPAHALGPGEAIRIFTGAMLPANADTVVVQEDVIADGARLTLTGDGPASRGRHVRARASDFAAGAHLLTAGCRLSPGALAAAIMGGAGDLIVGGRPRVAILTTGDELVAPGRALAPGQIPDSNGTMLAAMLAAEPADVTLPLRARDDRGVLANILGDMARRHDVIVTVGGASVGDHDHVRGALDDAGGQLDFWKIAMRPGKPLIAGRIGDAILLGLPGNPSSAFVTATLFLLPLVRYLAGAAAPLPEVSQAPLAVPLGPGGARRDYLRARLDKGLLTPCDGQDSGQTQPLISANALIVRDIGAAPRAAGELANYIAIA from the coding sequence ATGAGCGCGCTGCTCGCGGTCGAGGAGGCCCAGGCGCGGCTGCTGGCGCTGAAGCCGCCGCTCGGCGCCGACAATATCGGCGTGGCGCAATGCGCCGGGCGCTACCTTGCCCAGGACATCATCGCCGGGCGCGACCAGCCCGCCGCGGCGCTGTCGGCGATGGACGGCTATGCGATCCGCTTTGCCGATCTGCCCGGTCCGTGGACGATCGCCGGCGAAGTCGCCGCCGGCACCGCGCCCGCCCACGCGCTCGGCCCCGGCGAAGCGATCCGCATCTTCACCGGCGCGATGCTGCCGGCCAATGCCGATACCGTGGTGGTGCAAGAGGATGTCATCGCCGATGGCGCGCGCCTGACACTCACCGGCGATGGCCCCGCGTCGCGTGGACGCCATGTCCGCGCCCGGGCAAGCGATTTTGCAGCGGGAGCGCATTTGCTCACGGCGGGATGTCGCCTCTCTCCCGGCGCGCTCGCCGCCGCCATCATGGGCGGTGCGGGCGACCTGATCGTCGGGGGACGCCCGCGCGTCGCGATCCTGACGACAGGCGACGAACTGGTCGCGCCCGGGCGGGCGCTCGCGCCCGGTCAGATACCCGACAGCAACGGCACGATGCTCGCCGCGATGCTCGCCGCCGAACCCGCCGACGTCACGCTGCCGCTGCGCGCGCGCGACGATCGCGGCGTTCTCGCCAATATATTGGGCGATATGGCGCGGCGGCACGATGTCATCGTTACCGTTGGCGGCGCGTCGGTGGGCGATCACGACCATGTCCGCGGCGCGCTCGACGATGCGGGCGGGCAGCTCGATTTCTGGAAGATCGCGATGCGCCCCGGCAAGCCGCTGATCGCCGGCCGGATCGGCGACGCGATCCTGCTCGGCCTGCCGGGCAATCCGTCCTCGGCGTTCGTGACCGCGACGCTCTTTCTGCTACCGCTCGTCCGCTACCTTGCCGGGGCGGCCGCGCCGTTGCCGGAGGTCAGCCAGGCCCCCCTCGCGGTTCCACTCGGGCCCGGCGGGGCAAGGCGCGATTATCTGCGCGCGCGCCTCGACAAGGGACTGCTCACCCCCTGCGACGGACAGGACAGCGGCCAGACGCAACCGCTGATCTCTGCCAACGCGCTGATCGTCCGCGATATCGGCGCAGCACCCCGCGCGGCGGGGGAGCTTGCAAACTATATCGCGATCGCTTGA
- a CDS encoding sensor histidine kinase, which translates to MFDRLSSLVAALTLVAVAAIFAALVGGDLASIAILALAGALGAVLVYGAQPPPAATQPAAASPVPAEPPLLLRHPDFTRWADQEREPVLGVIDNVVAIANDAAVRLLGRHIVGADIRTAIRHPVAAEWLSAGDVDTGAMTVDLADYPRPGQRWTMRIATLSHGGRIIFLSDRSAIDAADRMRSDFVANASHELRTPLAAILGYVETLQDMNDEADAPTRNRFLAIIEREARRMQQLVIDLLSISRVEADRFRRPTTPVDLAAIVRHTLAQMKDSAEARPQDIVDRLGDAAQPVLGDAAQLGQLVHNIVSNAMKYGRPGTPVTVELTREGRRVRLSVQDEGEGIAPDHLPRLTERFYRVDEARSRSVGGTGLGLAIVKHISERHNGQLDIQSEVGKGTRVSVSFPLSEAH; encoded by the coding sequence ATGTTCGACCGCCTATCCAGCCTGGTTGCGGCGCTGACGCTTGTCGCCGTCGCGGCGATTTTCGCGGCGCTTGTCGGCGGCGACCTCGCCTCGATCGCGATCCTGGCACTCGCAGGGGCGCTCGGCGCTGTCCTTGTTTATGGCGCGCAGCCGCCGCCCGCCGCGACGCAGCCTGCCGCCGCCTCTCCGGTCCCCGCCGAACCGCCGCTGCTGCTGCGCCATCCCGATTTCACCCGCTGGGCCGATCAGGAGCGCGAACCGGTGCTGGGGGTAATCGACAATGTCGTCGCCATCGCCAACGATGCAGCGGTCCGCCTGCTCGGACGCCACATCGTCGGCGCCGACATCCGCACCGCGATCCGCCATCCGGTGGCGGCCGAATGGCTGTCTGCTGGCGACGTCGACACGGGCGCGATGACCGTCGATCTCGCCGACTATCCGCGGCCCGGCCAGCGCTGGACAATGCGGATCGCGACGCTGTCGCACGGCGGCCGCATCATCTTTTTGTCCGACCGCTCGGCGATCGATGCCGCCGACCGCATGCGGTCCGATTTCGTCGCCAACGCCAGTCACGAACTGCGCACGCCGCTTGCCGCGATCCTCGGCTATGTCGAGACATTGCAGGACATGAACGACGAGGCCGATGCCCCGACGCGCAACCGTTTCCTCGCGATCATCGAGCGCGAGGCGCGGCGGATGCAGCAGCTCGTCATCGACCTGCTGTCGATCTCGCGGGTCGAAGCCGATCGCTTCCGCCGCCCGACCACCCCGGTCGATCTCGCCGCCATCGTCCGCCATACGCTCGCCCAGATGAAGGACAGTGCGGAGGCGCGGCCGCAGGACATTGTCGATCGCCTCGGCGACGCTGCACAGCCGGTGCTGGGCGACGCGGCGCAGCTCGGCCAGCTCGTCCACAATATCGTCTCCAACGCGATGAAATACGGCCGCCCCGGCACCCCGGTGACGGTCGAACTGACGCGCGAAGGCCGCCGCGTCCGTCTGTCGGTCCAGGACGAAGGCGAAGGGATCGCGCCCGATCACCTCCCGCGCCTCACCGAACGCTTCTACCGCGTAGACGAAGCGCGCAGCCGCTCGGTCGGCGGCACCGGGCTGGGGCTGGCGATCGTCAAGCACATCAGCGAACGGCATAACGGCCAGCTCGATATTCAAAGCGAAGTCGGTAAGGGCACACGCGTGTCCGTGTCCTTCCCGCTGTCCGAGGCGCACTGA
- a CDS encoding type II secretion system F family protein: MNLPIILTFGAALLAVGMLALAFAGPSAGKAKSRRLSSVKDRHAASTEAVVAAQMRKTIAAAGNSGNASISSLMPRRELMELRLRRTGKGWTLSKYMFASMALFVVVAGGMLSVRAPFMLALMFGLLAGVGLPHMVVGRIIKKRVLKFNARFPDAIDLLVRGLKSGLPVTETFQVVSQELPGPVGEEFRGIVERIRIGNTMEQALQESAEMLGTPEFQFFCITIAIQRETGGNLAETLANLSDVLRKRAQMKLKIKAMSSEAKASAYIVGALPFFVFGVVWSMNPGYLQGFFFEQRLIVAGLGGLVWMSIGAFIMSRMISFEI; this comes from the coding sequence ATGAACCTGCCAATCATCCTAACATTCGGCGCCGCGTTGCTGGCGGTCGGCATGCTGGCGCTGGCTTTCGCCGGACCTTCTGCCGGCAAGGCCAAGAGCCGCCGCCTGTCGTCGGTGAAGGATCGCCACGCGGCCTCGACCGAGGCGGTCGTCGCAGCGCAGATGCGCAAGACGATCGCTGCCGCTGGCAATAGCGGCAACGCCAGCATCAGCAGCCTGATGCCGCGGCGCGAATTGATGGAACTGCGCCTTCGCCGGACCGGCAAGGGCTGGACGCTCAGCAAATATATGTTCGCGTCGATGGCATTGTTCGTCGTCGTTGCGGGCGGCATGCTGTCCGTTCGCGCGCCTTTCATGCTGGCGCTGATGTTCGGGCTGCTCGCCGGGGTCGGACTTCCGCATATGGTGGTCGGGCGGATCATCAAAAAGCGCGTCCTCAAATTCAATGCGCGTTTTCCCGACGCGATCGACCTGCTCGTTCGCGGCCTGAAATCGGGGCTTCCCGTAACCGAAACCTTTCAGGTGGTGAGCCAGGAACTGCCCGGCCCCGTCGGCGAGGAGTTTCGCGGGATCGTCGAACGCATCCGCATCGGCAACACGATGGAACAGGCGTTGCAGGAATCGGCAGAAATGCTGGGTACGCCCGAATTCCAGTTCTTCTGCATCACCATTGCGATCCAGCGCGAAACGGGCGGCAATCTTGCCGAAACGCTGGCCAATCTGTCGGACGTGCTGCGCAAGCGCGCGCAGATGAAGCTGAAGATCAAAGCGATGTCTTCGGAAGCCAAGGCTTCGGCCTATATCGTCGGCGCCCTGCCGTTCTTCGTCTTCGGCGTCGTCTGGTCGATGAACCCCGGCTATCTGCAGGGCTTCTTCTTCGAACAGCGGCTGATCGTCGCTGGCCTGGGCGGTTTGGTGTGGATGAGCATCGGCGCCTTCATCATGTCGCGCATGATCTCGTTCGAAATCTGA
- the lexA gene encoding transcriptional repressor LexA has protein sequence MLTAKQHELLHFIQERLDASGISPSFEEMKEALGLKSKSGIHRLISALEERGFLRRLPNRARALEVLKLPDAAKPKTRSDSDNVVPLRKPAPALKPIAANDIIEVPLHGKIAAGVPIEAFEDYNRLAVPAALLGAGEHYALEVSGDSMVEAGIFDGDYALIQKASTAREGDIVVALVDGQDATLKYFHREGRMVRLDPANSAYEPQRYEADRVMVQGRLSGLLRRYH, from the coding sequence ATGTTGACCGCGAAGCAGCATGAACTGCTCCACTTCATCCAGGAACGGCTCGACGCCAGCGGCATCTCGCCGTCGTTCGAGGAAATGAAGGAGGCGCTGGGCCTCAAGTCGAAATCGGGCATCCACCGGCTGATCAGCGCGCTCGAGGAACGCGGCTTCCTGCGCCGCCTGCCCAATCGTGCGCGTGCGCTCGAAGTGTTGAAGCTGCCCGATGCGGCCAAGCCCAAAACGCGGAGCGACAGTGACAATGTGGTGCCGCTGCGCAAGCCCGCACCGGCGCTGAAGCCCATCGCCGCGAACGACATTATCGAAGTGCCGCTGCACGGCAAGATTGCCGCCGGCGTCCCGATCGAGGCGTTCGAGGATTATAACCGGCTCGCCGTTCCCGCCGCGTTGCTCGGCGCGGGCGAACATTATGCGCTCGAAGTATCGGGCGACTCGATGGTCGAGGCGGGGATTTTCGACGGCGATTATGCGCTGATCCAGAAGGCGAGTACCGCGCGCGAGGGCGATATCGTCGTCGCGCTCGTCGACGGACAGGACGCAACGCTCAAATATTTTCATCGCGAAGGCCGGATGGTGCGCCTCGATCCCGCCAACAGCGCCTATGAGCCGCAGCGTTACGAAGCCGATCGCGTCATGGTGCAAGGTCGGCTGTCGGGACTGCTTCGTCGTTACCACTAA
- a CDS encoding fumarylacetoacetate hydrolase family protein, giving the protein MKLASLKAGRDGRLVVVSDDLAWYAYATHIAPTLQAALDDWAETAPRLKALAEDINHEAIPRERFHERDAASPLPRAYQWADGSAYVNHVALVRQARGAEMPESFWHDPLMYQGGSDAFLAPRDPIPLGDPAWGCDMEAEVVVVTGDVPMGVDAETARSHILLVGLTNDVSLRGLIPGELAKGFGFFQSKPSSAMSPVFVTPDALGDRWQDGKLHGALCVDLNGQPLGRADAGVDMTFDFGQLIAHAAKTRDLRAGTIIGSGTVSNRDADGGPGKPIGEGGLGYSCLAEVRTVETIRDGEAKTPFMQAGDTVRIWMDDERHHSIFGAIEQTVA; this is encoded by the coding sequence GTGAAACTAGCTTCGCTGAAAGCCGGGCGCGACGGCCGGCTCGTCGTCGTTTCGGACGACCTCGCCTGGTATGCCTACGCGACCCATATCGCGCCGACGCTGCAGGCGGCGCTTGACGACTGGGCGGAAACGGCGCCGCGGCTGAAGGCGCTTGCCGAGGACATCAATCACGAGGCGATCCCGCGCGAGCGCTTTCACGAGCGCGACGCCGCTTCGCCGCTGCCGCGCGCCTATCAATGGGCCGATGGCAGCGCCTACGTGAACCATGTCGCGCTGGTGCGGCAGGCGCGCGGCGCCGAAATGCCCGAAAGTTTCTGGCACGATCCGCTGATGTATCAGGGCGGCAGCGATGCCTTTCTGGCGCCGCGCGATCCGATCCCGCTCGGCGATCCGGCGTGGGGCTGCGACATGGAGGCCGAGGTGGTGGTCGTCACCGGCGACGTGCCGATGGGTGTCGATGCCGAAACGGCGCGGAGCCACATTCTGCTCGTCGGCCTGACCAACGACGTGTCGCTGCGCGGGCTGATCCCCGGCGAACTGGCCAAAGGCTTCGGCTTTTTCCAGTCGAAGCCGTCGAGTGCGATGTCGCCGGTGTTCGTTACACCCGACGCGCTCGGCGACCGGTGGCAGGACGGCAAGCTGCACGGCGCGCTGTGCGTCGACCTCAACGGCCAGCCGCTCGGCCGCGCCGATGCCGGCGTCGACATGACCTTCGACTTCGGCCAGCTGATCGCCCATGCCGCGAAAACGCGCGACCTGCGCGCGGGGACGATCATCGGATCGGGGACGGTTTCGAACCGCGACGCCGATGGCGGACCCGGCAAACCGATCGGCGAGGGCGGGCTCGGCTACAGCTGCCTTGCCGAAGTGCGGACGGTCGAGACGATCCGCGACGGCGAAGCGAAAACGCCCTTCATGCAGGCGGGCGATACGGTGCGGATCTGGATGGACGACGAGCGCCACCACAGCATCTTCGGCGCGATCGAACAGACGGTCGCCTGA
- a CDS encoding type II secretion system F family protein — translation MNSTLLLTAFSGAQQGPTLLGVDVVWASTMLVAVGIFAVMVAIYGALTVRDPMAKRVKALNDRREQLKAGITASTAKRRARLVRKNHTADKMRTFLGKLQVLQDSQIKEVQQKLAQAGIRSKDLAVAVIFGRLVLPIVFGGIAALLIYWIDMWPDLTPFKRSGATMAMLILGYKAPDLFIQNKRQKRTDAIRKGLPDALDLLVICAEAGLTVDSAFSRVSKELGRAYPELGEEFALTSIELGFLTERRQAFENLAYRVNLESVKGVVTTMIQTEKYGTPLASALRVLSAEFRNERMMRAEEKAARLPAIMTVPLILFILPVLFIVILGPAACSLSDAMSGGSLGGGKP, via the coding sequence ATGAACAGCACCCTCCTCCTCACTGCCTTCTCCGGAGCGCAGCAGGGCCCGACGCTGTTGGGCGTCGACGTCGTCTGGGCCTCGACCATGCTCGTTGCGGTCGGCATCTTCGCGGTCATGGTAGCCATTTACGGCGCGCTGACCGTTCGCGACCCGATGGCGAAGCGCGTGAAGGCGCTCAACGATCGCCGCGAACAGCTGAAGGCGGGGATCACCGCCTCGACCGCCAAGCGCCGCGCGCGCCTCGTCCGCAAGAACCATACCGCCGACAAGATGCGCACCTTCCTCGGCAAGCTGCAGGTGCTGCAGGACAGCCAGATCAAGGAAGTGCAGCAAAAGCTGGCGCAGGCGGGCATCCGGTCGAAGGATCTGGCCGTCGCGGTCATTTTCGGCCGCCTCGTCCTGCCGATCGTCTTCGGCGGTATCGCGGCACTGCTGATCTATTGGATCGACATGTGGCCCGACCTGACGCCGTTCAAGCGTTCGGGCGCGACGATGGCCATGCTCATCCTCGGTTACAAGGCGCCCGACCTGTTCATCCAGAACAAGCGGCAAAAGCGCACCGACGCGATCCGCAAGGGCCTTCCCGACGCGCTCGACCTGCTGGTCATCTGCGCCGAAGCGGGTCTGACCGTCGACTCGGCCTTTTCCCGCGTGTCGAAGGAACTCGGCCGTGCCTATCCCGAACTGGGCGAGGAATTCGCGCTGACCTCGATCGAACTCGGCTTCCTGACCGAACGGCGGCAAGCGTTCGAAAATCTGGCGTATCGCGTGAACCTCGAATCGGTGAAGGGCGTGGTCACCACCATGATCCAGACCGAGAAATACGGGACGCCGCTTGCCAGCGCGCTGCGTGTCCTGTCGGCGGAATTCCGCAACGAACGCATGATGCGCGCCGAAGAAAAGGCCGCGCGCCTGCCCGCGATCATGACGGTACCGCTGATCCTGTTCATCCTGCCGGTGCTGTTCATCGTTATCCTGGGCCCGGCGGCCTGCTCGCTCAGCGATGCAATGTCGGGCGGCAGCCTCGGCGGCGGCAAGCCCTGA
- the moaC gene encoding cyclic pyranopterin monophosphate synthase MoaC, with protein MTNRPTHLDESGAAHMVDVGAKAATGRRAVAGGRITMTPEALAAIRAGDAPKGDVLSTARIAGIMAAKRTAELIPLCHPLALTSVAVDFDWEADGISVRATAATTGPTGVEMEALTAASVALLTLYDMAKALDRAMVIGDIRLLEKSGGRSGDWRAA; from the coding sequence ATGACGAACCGACCAACACATCTCGACGAAAGCGGCGCGGCGCATATGGTCGATGTCGGCGCGAAGGCCGCGACCGGTCGGCGTGCCGTCGCCGGCGGCCGCATCACGATGACGCCCGAAGCGCTCGCCGCGATCCGCGCTGGCGACGCGCCCAAGGGCGATGTGCTGTCGACCGCGCGCATCGCCGGCATCATGGCGGCCAAGCGAACCGCCGAGCTAATCCCGCTCTGCCACCCGCTGGCACTGACCAGCGTCGCCGTGGACTTCGACTGGGAGGCCGATGGCATTTCGGTCCGTGCGACCGCCGCGACGACCGGGCCGACGGGGGTCGAGATGGAGGCGCTAACCGCCGCGTCCGTCGCATTGCTGACGCTCTACGACATGGCGAAGGCGCTCGACCGGGCCATGGTAATCGGCGATATCCGCCTGCTCGAAAAGAGCGGCGGCCGGTCGGGCGACTGGCGCGCCGCATGA